GCAAATAGATCGTTGCGCCCGAATTGGTTCGGGAGATTTCGGCTGGGAATAACCCGAGGTTCAGCGATAGGGGAATTGAATCTAGGGTTTTGCAATTCCTGTGCTGGAAGATTGTTGCTATTAACTGGTAGGTGCCCCCCATGAGATTCCTAGAGCAAATAAATCGATCACTCTTCTGTTGTAAATGTCATCCTAATTGAATCTAGGGTTCTGCAAATTCTTTGTTGTTTATATCAACTACTAAATAGTGCAGGGGAAACTGAATTTATATTCAATTTGTAGAATGAATTGCTCCCCAAATTTTGCTGTTGGGTTGGGACTTGGGAGTATAAGTTGGGAATATGTTGAGATTAACTAACATGGGAATTGAATGTAGGGCTATGCAAATTCTATGTTCAAATGCCCTTGATATTAAGGGGAACTAAATTTATGGTCAGCAGTAGATGCTGAAAATTTGTCAGGGTTAAGGACGTTGAAGCGTATTCTTACCATCTATGCTGCAACAGCTGCTGCTGTTGAGTGCTCTTTGCTGAATCCTTTTGTGTGGCTAGAAGTGCTTGTTTGACGGGATACCTGGGTGGTTCTTGTTGAAGTTGTATACCAGTGGCCTTGTTTAGTGGAGCTTGGGGTTTATAATTTAGACACACCTTTTACTGGATTACAAGAGGTTTGTGAGCATGTACGCAGCAGTCTGCTCTAAATTATGTGTGCATCTATGTCGTTCTGGTTGGTACTTGTTTTTGTTTGTTTCGGGTTGTTCTCTTCAATCAAAGATTAATATTCTAAAACGGTGTGCAGATTAGGTTTTAAAACGGATCGAATAGTAATCTTTGTCTGGCGGATATAACAAGGCCTGCAACCCAGAAGGAGTGCCCTCGTGCAACAGGCAAAAAGTTAtttcttttgtgctatgttgtttgGTCTCTTTTTGCAGTTGCAGGGGGAGAAACACTAACATTCTAGTGGGAGGAACACTTCATCTCTTCATTTCTGGTTTAACCGTTTTCAACGGTGTGCAGATTTATAGGTTAAAAAAATCGATCAGATTACTAGGAGCAGATCTAGTCCTGATGATGCCTGAAGTAGATCATGATTCTTCTGGTCTTCTTTCTATTGAGCTTGTTGTTATAATATTAACGAGTTTGAATAAGTGTGCAGATTAGGTTAAAAATGGACTGGGAATAGCTTGTGCTTTATAATGTTCCAACCAAACAGTGAGTGTTACAGGGGTAAATTCACAGGAATTGTACATGTTGGTGATATTAAAAAAGATACATAGGTCTTGTGAGCCTGATTGGTTTAATCCTATATGTTCCCTTCGATATTTTGTCTTCTGTAATGCACTATGACGACCTTAATCGAGGTATTCCAGTATTCCTTGCTCCCTGTTCTTGCCAGAGAACCCAATAATGTATTTTTTAAGCACATAGATTCTTTTGTTCTGGATAAGAATTTCTGATGCTGTTCTTATCTTTGTTTTGTGCAGCTTCAGCATCCTCTGAAGTGCTCCCAAAACAATGGCGGAGCACTTGGCTTCAATTTTTGGCACGGAGAAGGATAGGGTCAACTGCCCCTTTTACTTCAAGATTGGAGCTTGCCGTCATGGGGATCGTTGCTCCCGTCTGCACAACAGGCCAACCACATCGCCAACCATTGTGCTTGCTAACATGTACCAGCGGCCTGATATGATTACCCCTGGAGTTGATGCCCAAGGTGTGGCTATTGCACCAGAGAAGATGCAGGAGCACTTTGAGGACTTCTATGAGGATATCTATGAGGAGCTGAGCAAGTTTGGTGAGGTTGAGACCCTGAATGTGTGTGACAACCTGGCTGACCACATGATCGGGAATGTCTATGTCCAGTTCAGGGAGGAGGAGCAGGCAGTGGCTGCTCACAATGCCCTCCAAGGCCGCTTTTACTCTGGTCGCCCAATCATTGTGGAGTACTCTCCTGTGACGGACTTCCGTGAGGCGACCTGCAGGCAGTTTGAGGAGAACAGCTGCAACCGTGGCGGCTACTGCAACTTCATGCACGTGAAGCAGATTGGCAGGGAGCTCAGGAGGAAGCTATATGGGGGGCGGTCCAGGAGGAGCCACGGGAGGAGCCGCAGCCCAAGCCCACAGCACAGGAGGGACAACCGTGACCGTGGTGGTGACTTCCGCCGTGATGGCCGGGATGAAtaccgtggcggcggcggcggtggaggttaCCGTGGAGGCGATGGAGGTGATGGTGGCGGTTACcgtggaggcggtggtggtggcTACCGTGGAGGTGATGGGGGCGGCTatcgtggtggtggcggcggcggttaccgtggtggtggcagaggaggtggTGGCAGGCATGATAGGTACGATGATGGACCGAGGCGCAGGTATGGTGGCAGCCCGCCACGACGTGGAAGGAGCCCTCCTGCAAGGGAGAACAGTGAGGAGCGCAGGGCCAAGATCGAGCAGTGGAACCGTGAGAGGGAGGAGAAGTGATGAAACCGCGAGTAGTGGAACCGCAAGCGTCATTTTACCTCTTCATTCTTGTGTCGTTAGTTTGCTCCTATGTTGAGTCTCTGTTGGTTTGCCGTCAGACATTAGTGTGGGTCGATATATTACTATTGCCTTGTTGAGTGACCTGTCAAGTGCAGGATTCTAGTTGAGGCGTGTAAGCTGCTATTTGTGCTCGATATTTATCTGCAGGATTCTCGTATTATCTGCCAAGTTTACAGTGTTCTGCTTTTGTTGGTTTGATCTTATATGGTTTTGTTTTCTCATTTAGAATAGAACATCTATCTTCTGTTGTCGGCCATGTAGTAAGCCATTTTCGATGTTTTCTTTCCTGGAACGCAACGGCGCAAGAGCCAATTTCAAGATGAAATACGCGGCAGCATAAAGGGCAAAAGCGCAGGGCGAAGTTTGAACAGGGGAGCCGTGAGCGGGAGGAAACAAAGTGATCTCTCTACTGCTGCTCCACTCTGTTTGGTCGTGTCGATCGCAATATTGCTTGGTTGAGTAACCTGTCAGGTGCACAGTAGTAGTATTTTCTAAGTAGAATGTCCGCCATCTGTTTTACTGTAATTTCCCACATTTATAAGTTCTCTTTAGAATGAAGGCTCAAGTCGAACCCTGCTTTGAATCAACAAAGCTAGCAACCGGACAGGATTACAGCATCAACCACAAGAACGTCCTGTAAATTGGTGTAGACTGGAACACAATTTACCGACTCAGCGATTTGGTTTTCCGGGGAAAATTTTGCGTGACCATCCATTGCCGAGCTAAAACCCGCTAAGAACATAATTAAAGTACACTATCCAAACAGGGGTAATGGATTAAGGCTGCATTTGATATTGTGGTGGAATATGATAGCCCCAATGGCTTTGTCTATTTATTAGATTTCTTTATACCCCTTGTTGCATATTTTGTGGCTAATTTTTTTTTTCACAAAAGAATATTAAGCACAACTGAGCGGAGTGGATCAGTTAGTGAATTGTCGTAGTAACTCAAGGTTCAGACACATCAAACTAGTTCTATCATAATGCAGAGGCAGGCAAAACAACATAGGATGGCCAAGCCAGAGATACACGAGTACAACTTCGGACAGAAAGAGGGTACAGATTTACCAGATAGTGCGATGAGAAGCATCACAACAAAGTTATTGCAGACGAAAGGATAGGATACTTGATTTGACTGCACTAATCTCTTGCGTGTTTCGCCATCGTCCACACGATGGTTGTTAGGTCACTGCCACGGCCGAGTTGCTTGGCATGGGACTCCCTGCTGCATCGGATGGACGCCTGGACAAGCAAACACACCCAGGCATCAAAGATGAACTCCAAATATCCCCTATATCACTTGCAGGAGGATAAGCCAAACGTGGGATCCAGCGTGCAAACCCTGTAATGATCCAGGTAGGCGTGACATTTTCGGTAGTTTTGCTCAGTAGGCTTAGCAGCACCTGGGCGAGGTCAGTTCCTACCCGGATGGTAGTATTCTCAATATTATGTGGCATTAACCTATGCAGCATCcactcagcaaattcttcagttgaACTAGTATACCCATTGGGTCTACTGGAACTGGTCTCCAACTCCATGGCGCTCCTCAACTCCTCGAGAGCACGGCGGGTAATCTCATACAGGCTGCGGTCAAGGCCCGGTACCATGTGGGGGCGTGCTGTGGCGAGGAACATCATGTAATCGGACATCACCTTGATCGCCTTCGCATGTTCTTGGGATGCTGCTTCTGTGATGATATGGGTGGTGCTCATGAGGAAAAGGTCCGTGAGATGAGGATGACCTCTTGAAATTCAGGAAGAAACCTCATATCTCCGCCTGACTCCATAGGCTCATAGGGTATGACCATGGCCTTCACAGCTTGCTTATTTTTTCTCCCATCAGCACTGGTCCGGGGCTTTGCGGGAACACCGAAGAACCGTCTGCATATATTTTTGAACACCAGCTTCTTGACATTCTCTGGAATCTCAAGGTGCCTTGAGTGGTGTTTTGATTCAATCTTCTTCGCCAGTCCATGAGTGCAGTGGTACAACAGGTTATGCTGCCCAAAAGTTCTAGCCCAACTCCTGTAGCTTTTGGGCTCCTTGCTACATGTACATGTCCACAACCacgaggagagcttggaaagactgagagagaccacaaagccacggacctTGTGCCATCTCCCCTGGCAGAAAAGTTCATGCTTCAACCAATTGTGTTGCCTAACTTTGAAGAATGAGTATGTCCAGGTTGACACTAGTGCTCTGAGCAGCCACACAATGTCGAGGATAAGGGCCGTCCAAAGCAACGTGTAAGTGATAACTGTATCTATTCGCTCCAAATCCACTTTATAATCAAGCCAAAACAGTAGTAGCGCTGCGGCTGTGAGGGGCGGCGAGGCCAGACGGATGGCGTAGCCACCCCAGGTGTGGACCACGGATGCCTTGGTGTAGAGGATGTCGTgcatgagggagagttccatctccACCACCTTGAACATAGTCTTCCATCTACCAGCAAAGATGCTTCTGATGGCATCACGATCTATGTACTCCATCGGGTAATCAGAGAATGTACCCTTGCAGATGTCAAACAGGCTGTGAGCAACCAGCCTTCTCATCATCTAGCTCCAGGTTCTTGACTTCACCAAAATCATCATCGACCAAGCTACTTGGCAGTTGCTTGAATGAGCTCCGGACAACGGCCAAGTCACCCCGCCGTAGCGCCACCGCACTCTCAACATATTTGAAAATGCCCAAGAACAACATGATGCATGCTTCCCGTGGCAGGGTCTTCAAGTATGTACCGATACAAAACATAGATGGCTCTGAATGACTGAACGGGAACCAGCAGCATCCGACGTGCCCAGGCCTCATGGTCCTCCATGGCGTAGGCGCTCATGTTGTCTGGGCGAGCATGGTGTTGCAGGAGGAACGGCACCCAGAACGCAACAATCAGCTTCTCTTGCGGCGTAGTATCCAGGTAAAGGTTACCAAGGACATACATCGGGCCCCACTCAGTCACCTGATATGCCACCCATATGAACCGCCTCTTCCACCCATGGCCTTCACGCCGGCGGCTCTCGGAGAAGACGGCGAGGACAAGATGCATGGCTAAGCTCGAAAGCACCACTGCCCGGAACACCCAGAAACCCAACAACTTCACCGTCTCTTCCAGCCATCCTTCAGCAGCCATTGCTCGCTCCTGCTTCAATCTGCATGCACTGTAGTCAAGATTAGTTACATTGCACCTGAATGCTAGAGAGAGGTTGGTAACTAAGGACGAGATCCAGCGTGAAAATGCAGACCGGTGGCATGCCATACCTGGTTAGGGGGATCAAACGATGCTTCCAGTTGAGATCTGAGTCGGCAGAAAAGGAAACCGTtgcagagtgttgcttttctcaagTGTCAACTAGAGATAAACAACTTTGCCTGCACAAGGTTTGTAAGATTTAAGACTGTATTACTTGTTTATGCATTCAGATTCTGTAAAGTCCCAAGGAAGTGGTACAAAAGTTGCCCGAGAGTGGCAAGAGCTTGCTGTTGATCTGAATTAAGAATGCCAGTTGACTTCGGCAGATCCAATTTGCACAACTTGTTCTACTTGCTCAACCTTCCACTTATTAGAACATATACTATACTAACTGCCGACAAAACTAGTGATGAATTAGTGAACAGGAGTGAAAGTGAACAAAGAATTGCTGAGGAAATGGGGGCAAACCACATGCTTCCACATGCATTTGAAGCTAGTATGTAGCCGGAGAGTGATTTTTCGACCATCCACATATAGCCGATACAAGATAGGCTCTAAAATATTAATGGTTCTTTGGGCAGGAACTCGGGATACTACTGCTTCCCGTCCTCCGTGTCAGGACATAGTCCTGCTACGGTCTCACCGAAGAAACAGACACTCGAGACAAAGCagataaggatggcaattttacctaTGGGTACGGGTATCCGCGGGTACTGTACCCGCATGGGCAGGGTATGGGCACACTTTTATACCCATGGgtagtacccataccctacccattaagTCATGGGTAGGGTACGGGTATAACTTTGTCCCGCGGGTATACCCATACCCTGCCCGTTTGTGAACTAATGTTAAGTTGTCGTCAGTTAGTCATTAGTTTGTCATGTGACACATCTACTCCTATTGAATTAAGAGTATGTTATGATTTCTAAATTTTGATATATGTCATTTACTCATCTGCCTGTTATTGAGCTGAGATAATTGATTTTTTTGTCAAATGTGCTATCAATGAGCATAAAATTGTGAACAACTTATGTACTATTTGTTCTACCCgttgggtacccaatgggtatgggtacccgtcgggtatgggtatgggtaaagTTTCATAACCATGGGTACGAATATGGATAGAATTTTGTACCCACTGACTAtacgggtatgggtatggtattgctctaccctgcccataccctacccattgccatccttaaaaGCAGAAAAGTTCAGATAAGGGACGGCTGGGATCGACGTGCGCCACGTAAGTCAAGATGGACGGGTCGGATGACCTCGCCATTACTTTACAGCCAATGACCACGAGACTGTAAACCAATCAATGGTAAATCAGGAGCACTGTAATTCCTGGGCGGCCTTATAAGCCGAACCCCGTTACCTGTAATCGCATCTCACCTACTCCAAACTCTATTGTAGCTTTAAAACCCTAGCTATCGTACTGTAAGCCGGGTCTCTTCCCATGCGGCTACTCAATTTACCCCCAAATTCGACCAGCGAATCCATCTGTTCTTCGACTCTTTGCATAGACCGAGTGATTCTTGTGATTTGGGTCTCACAAAGGTATCAAAAGCCAGTTAATTCCTTGGTGACGGCGACGCTACGGCGGTGGATCAAGTAGAGGAGGACGAGGGGTTGGGCTCTCTCGTAAAATCCCTCCCGTCCCTCCCTGTTTGCGGCCGCAGTGGTGAACAATGTGGCGGCGTTCATTCGGGCACAGATCAACGAGTCCGGGAAGATTGCTTCGGGATCTTCTCCTAGCTGTAAAATCCCTGTCCCTGAAGTCGATCCGTGTGCCAGTGGTGGCGTCGGACTTGAGATAGGTGGTCAGGTTGGGATTACTGTAAAATTCCTGCTCCTCCTACTCTTGCTCAAGGAGTTGTGTCCATACTAGAGCTATTGGGACGAGATTGATAGCCCGTCTCTCACACCGATCCGATCTGAAGATGGCGGACACATGTGCCAAGGTTCAGATCACAGTTGACAGGCTTGAAGGTGAGGTTTCTGAACTACGGGCTGAGCTATCGGACTTGAAGGAAGTTGAGATCTGAAATGGTAACTATGCCTAGAGTGGAACAGAAATTAGCTGATCTGAATTTGGGGATTCAGAAAACACTGAAACTCATCTTGGAAAGTGTCTCACCCACCAAAGCAGAGTGTGTGACTCCATCGGGGGCACCTAGCACTGGTCCAGGTATAAACACACCTCAAcgtatgaagggttttgatgaggcTTGGCAACGCCAGGTAGAATCCTTTACACAAAAAggaagtgttggaattaaagtaaatgatgatatagggcattatttccagacacacaaaggcctgaggcaaggtgatccaatgtccccgattttgttcaacattgtggttgacatgttggcaattctcattggtagggcaaaggaggccggtcaggtgggtggcttggtgcccaACCTTGTTGATGGGGGTGTGTCTATTCTGCAGTAtgttgatgatacaatcatctttatggggcATGacctggcaaaagcgagaaatatgaagctggtgttatgcttatttgaacaattgaccgggttaaagattaactttcataaaagcgagttgttctgctttgataGAGCCAAGgaagaacaagaggcttataggcaattgtttggttgTGAATTAGGGACTTTACCTTTTACGTACCTAGATATACCCATTCACCATCATAAGCTAACGAACAGAGAGTGGAAATGTATCGAAGATCGGTTTGAAAAGAAacttagttgctggaagggcaaacttatgtcatatggaggccggttaattcttattaattcggtgcttacAAGTATGCCGATATTCCTACTATCTTTCTTTAAGGTTCCAGTTGGGGTTAGAAAACAGTTGGACTTCTACCGATCGAGatttttttggcagagtgatgaacttaagagaaagtatagactcgccaaatgggatgttatttgtcgaccaaaggaccaaggGGGTTTGGGTATCgagaatcttgaggtcaagaacagatgcctGCTTAGCAAGTGGCTGTATAAGCTTTCTGTTCAGACTGACgcaacttgggcgcagattctCCGCAACAAGTAtctgcattccaaaactttgtcccaggtgacagtgagaccaactgattcgccgttttggaaggggcttatgagagttaaggcagccttctttaatagaacaaagtttattgtcggtGATGGCAAAGATACAcggttctgggaggatacttggctgggTGATACACCATTGGCACTACAGTATCCAACCTTGTATCGTATTGTCCAGCGACGTGATGCGTTAGTTGCAACGATCATGCAGTCAATTCCCCTTAATATTCAATTTCGAAGGGTGCTTGTTGGTGATAGATGGGAAGTTTGGCTTCATCTGGTGCGTAGACTGATGGAACTCCAGCTAGCTaatcagcccgatcagttgtgctGGAAACTTACTAGGTCTCGACAATTTACTGTTAAGTCTATGTACATCGATGTTATTAACTCGACTGTCATTCCTAGtttcaaacatgtttggaaagtaaaaattcctttgaaaattaaagtgtttatgtggtttgtccataaacaggttattttaacaaaggacaacttggttaagcgcaattggacaggatctactaagtgtagtttctgtgatcatgACGAGACCATTAAGCATCTTTTCTTTGAGTGTCCGTTGGTGAGAATTCTGTGGCGcaccgtgcaaattgcctttaacattactcctccgatttCGGTCgggtcgttatttggaacgtggctagatgggatagagtccgatacagctagacatattcgtgtaggagtttgtgcgttgttatgggcaatttggaactgcagaaatgatttggcttttaacagaataaCTACTATTCTGTGCTACGGCGTTGATCCGTATATGGTCCTTACTCACtctgacggaggccagggagcgtttggttattggatctgtccggtgggagatggtagcgcaatcggtttggatggcggttatgtcataggataggcaattagttttcctatatttatcttgccagccggttgtggctttttggCTTGTTCTTTTTCCAGCGTCGAGGTTCTTTGTGAGCTTGCCTTTATTTTGCTTCAAGACTCTATGACATTGTTGAACCTATTTTATTTATTTAAGTGGCCATatgcatcgttcagatgcagaggccggggaatctccccttttcgaaaaaaaaacacaCCTCAACAGCGAATTCATATAGCTGCTGATCATGTACCTGTACGGCTGTACCCAGTTCTCCTACTGTTACAAATAATTTGAACGCAGCCTTTGAGTTACAGAGTTCTGCTCCTAGCATACATATCCCAGGGGCCACAACTAGCATGCCCTCAGTGAATATGAATTTGTTTACTGACAGTACTCACACTACCACAGTCAGGCAACATCCATTGCCTGAACATCCACAATTTTGAATGGCCCCACAGGAAATTAGCAAAAATGACAAGGGCACAGGCCATGGGTTTTACAGGTAACAGTGGGCATTATTCCCCTTTGTCAGCTCCTGTTTATGTCCCTCCCGACACCTACAACACAATCACAGGGcagttcatagatactgctccaaccAGTCAAATGCAGCCCCAGGTGTACCAAGCTGCTGCACAATTATATGATGCACAAAGGAACCAGCATGCAACTCAGTTAGGAGGACCTTCATATTTTGCTGAAGCTACATTGAGAGGGCCTAGACTGGAAATTCCATTATTCAGTGGAGAGGATCCGATTGGCTGGCTAATTACTTGTGAGAAATTCTTTGACATGTCAGGTACGTACTCCCCATAATCAATGGGTCAATCTAGCAACTGGCCATCTGCAAGGCAGAGCAGCAAATTGGCTAAAGAACATTTGTGTCCCTTGGCCATCGGCAAGGCAGAGCCGCAGGGTTAGTGGCTTCCTATCCAAAATTAACCATGAAAACCGCAGTTAGAAATCTCGGAGGCAGATGCGAGGAATCGCCGGTCATACCGGAGGCCGCGGCACACGGAATCTTGAACACTCGAGATTCACGGTCATGCCCGATCCAGCATTGCCCCCCTTATCCTGCTCGTCGGGCGGGCCGGCCGATCCAGCACACGTCGAGGGGAGCCGGCCGCGTCTCCTCGTCGCCGGATGTGCTCGTCAGGgctgccggcgccggcgccgccatcaccatcctccCCGGCCGCCGCGTTTGGGAACGAGTGCTCCCAGTGGAAGGgcgccttgatgtccttctccccgGTCGGCTCCGCGCACGCGGGAGAGGGCGCTGCCCTCCTGGGTTCTGGCCTCCGCTCTAGGATTTGGGACAGAGATGGTCCCGCCGGACGGGGCGACGGAAGGGGCGCCGCCATCGCTGGTCTCTGGTGGGTATTTCCAGGATTTTCAACAAATTCTGACCTTCTTTTGTTAAACACAGTGCAGCTATGAACACACCTACACACTCCCTATTCATATAAGCACCTCCGAGAGAATCGTATGCGCACACGCACACATTCTTTATTCATATAGGCACCTTCAAGAGAATCATATGAACTCCGAAAGACTTAGTCGGCAAACCTTAGAATTTGCTTGCTATTGTCGTCTTTCATTAAAAGAATATTTCGTATTTAcaagacaccaaaaagtcaaatctaACGCTTGGTTCCTAAAAGCATCTATCGCCGGGCTCCCTAAATGACTGGGCGAACAGCCTGGTCAATGCCGGTCACAGAAACATGACCTAGTCGGCTTCCCAAATTAGTTGCGGACGTCCAAGCTAATCGACACCTCTCAAACTCAGCCTAATTCTGGGACAAGTATTAGAGGCCCAACGAGCCCGGACGCGTCCTCCATGTTGGATCGGCCCACCCAAACCTCACATAAATTCCCACCCCGACGAACGGTAGACCACAGTCAAATACTCACTCCACTCCATTCTTCATCTCCTCCTCTTCCTGTTAGCTCTACTTTCAATCTGATGTCGAGCTCCGGCAGTGCACCATCTGGTGCCGAGGACCCCACACACTGGGAGACCCTGATGCGCGGTGCGAAGCAAGACTACATGGAGGAGCTCGTTGTTCGCATCACACTGCGTTGATCGCCGCCTCTTTTATGAATTCTCCCGATTAACTAGTTAATTTGTCAATTAATCCTTACTTGTAGGGTCACTGAGTAGCCGGTAAACTGATAAATCGATCGATTGACTTGccaattagcctattaatcccttaCTCgcaagccaaccgagcagctaccagttaacgagttCCTCAACATCACAGCTGGACCGGGGAGGCGACGGAAGCTCTGGCTTCACACCGTCCCCCGTTGTCCGGCAACGCAGTGTGGACAACGGCAACGGCCTGTCGCATCCACGCAACTCCCGGTGCTCTGTACCCCTCTCAATTCACCGCCCGTGTGCCCTCTCTGCCTTCTCTATCTACTTCAGACGGCGTCCCTGGCCACTGCTGGCTCCTCGTGTGCCCACGCCAGCGCCCGCGCTGACGGTAAAGTCCGTGGCCCAGGTTGTGGGCCGCACACAGCGAGAGGCAGCGGGCGAGGGAGAAGCCGGCGACGGAGGCCTTGTCCTCCAGCCGGGCCCACATGTGAGCACCGGTGGATCCGACGGACCAGCTCCTCACGACGTCCTCCACCGCTCGCTCACCATGGCAGAGGCCAACGTGCGCTGGCTCCACCGCAAGAACGTACATGCGCTCCAGCTCGCCATTGAGCGGTCAGAGTGCAATGCAGCGGTGGATAAGGCGGCCAAAGCTGAGGCCGCCCGGCTGGAGAAGGAGCAGGAGTGCGTCGTCCGGAGGATGGCCGATGTCGTCACCTGTGATGACAGCTCCACCGGCTCCGATGATGATGCCCCTCCTGTCGCCGACGCCTGAGGGGTAAAGCCACGCCTGCGACCTCAAGGGGAAGGGGCCGATAAGGAAATGGTGTTTTCCTCCGCTCTTCTCTTTCCCCGTTTAGTTATTGAGTTATTTTAGTTTAGATCGTTGTCCTTCTGGCGATGAATTGTGCATGTTGGTCTGATGAATTGACATGTTTATGCCCGTATCCGTATGCAATTGATCTATGTTCATTTGTTGCTTTGTTCGATATGATTATCtacgtatttttgtacaatggaggATCAATGAATCATCCAACTAAGACTCAGGTTGGGTTAGAGTGATTACTAGATCATTGATGGTGGGCAATGTCACGCTCTCTATTTTGACAACAAAATGATAGGAATTTTCATAACTATCTGTATACGTTTATTTTCAAGTAATGTAAGAGTTGAATATATGTTAGTAACAGCATCCACTCCCTCCATCCtgcaatataagagcgtttttggacactacactagtgtcagaaacgctcttatattataggacagagggagtagttgagaaAGCTCAAGTGCTTCCGCTTGATGTCCTTAATTTGAA
The sequence above is a segment of the Triticum dicoccoides isolate Atlit2015 ecotype Zavitan chromosome 1A, WEW_v2.0, whole genome shotgun sequence genome. Coding sequences within it:
- the LOC119291921 gene encoding splicing factor U2af small subunit B-like, which translates into the protein MAEHLASIFGTEKDRVNCPFYFKIGACRHGDRCSRLHNRPTTSPTIVLANMYQRPDMITPGVDAQGVAIAPEKMQEHFEDFYEDIYEELSKFGEVETLNVCDNLADHMIGNVYVQFREEEQAVAAHNALQGRFYSGRPIIVEYSPVTDFREATCRQFEENSCNRGGYCNFMHVKQIGRELRRKLYGGRSRRSHGRSRSPSPQHRRDNRDRGGDFRRDGRDEYRGGGGGGGYRGGDGGDGGGYRGGGGGGYRGGDGGGYRGGGGGGYRGGGRGGGGRHDRYDDGPRRRYGGSPPRRGRSPPARENSEERRAKIEQWNREREEK